A genomic region of Photobacterium swingsii contains the following coding sequences:
- the rsxG gene encoding electron transport complex subunit RsxG, translating into MIHAMKKNGGVLAIFALLATALVAVTNLLTQDRILEQQQKELLKVLNQVIPAESHDNELYKSCTLITNEQYLGTQAPMPAYLASKGGEPSGVAIEAIAPDGYNGAIKLIVGLDPTGVVTGVRILSHQETPGLGDKIEMRISHWIESFTGKKLAGENDPAWAVRKDGGEFDQFTGATITPRAVVKAVKNVSLYYTRHQQALLNQPLNCQGES; encoded by the coding sequence ATGATCCATGCTATGAAAAAAAATGGTGGTGTGCTGGCAATCTTTGCGTTGCTAGCAACTGCCTTGGTCGCTGTCACGAACCTATTGACGCAAGACCGCATATTAGAACAACAGCAAAAAGAGCTGTTGAAAGTATTGAATCAGGTCATCCCAGCAGAAAGTCATGATAATGAACTTTATAAAAGCTGTACCTTGATCACCAATGAGCAGTACCTAGGTACTCAAGCGCCCATGCCAGCTTATTTAGCAAGCAAAGGTGGGGAACCAAGTGGCGTGGCTATCGAGGCAATTGCACCTGATGGGTATAACGGTGCTATCAAACTGATTGTGGGCCTAGATCCTACGGGTGTCGTAACAGGTGTACGTATTCTGAGCCACCAAGAAACCCCAGGGCTTGGCGATAAGATAGAGATGCGTATTAGTCACTGGATTGAATCTTTCACTGGCAAAAAACTTGCGGGCGAAAATGATCCTGCATGGGCGGTACGTAAAGATGGCGGTGAATTCGACCAATTCACCGGTGCAACGATCACACCCCGTGCTGTAGTAAAAGCTGTGAAGAATGTCTCGCTTTACTATACTCGCCACCAGCAAGCATTGTTGAATCAACCACTGAACTGTCAGGGTGAATCATAA
- the nth gene encoding endonuclease III: MNNEKRVQILERLRAENPHPETELKWSSPFELLIAVLLSAQATDVSVNKATDKLYPIANTPQAILDLGVDGVKEYIKTIGLFNSKAENVIKTCRILLEKHGGEIPENREALEALPGVGRKTANVVLNTAFGWPTIAVDTHIYRVSNRTKFAMGKNVDQVEEKLLKVVPKEFKVDVHHWLILHGRYTCVARKPRCGSCIIEDLCEYKEKIYPDE, translated from the coding sequence ATGAATAATGAAAAACGCGTTCAGATCCTTGAGCGACTTCGTGCCGAAAATCCTCACCCAGAAACCGAGCTAAAATGGAGCTCACCGTTTGAACTACTGATCGCCGTTTTACTGTCAGCACAAGCAACGGACGTCAGCGTCAACAAAGCCACCGACAAGCTCTACCCTATCGCCAACACGCCCCAAGCTATTTTGGATTTAGGTGTCGACGGTGTGAAGGAATACATCAAAACGATCGGCTTATTTAACTCTAAAGCTGAAAACGTCATCAAAACCTGCCGCATCTTGCTAGAAAAACACGGCGGCGAAATTCCTGAAAATCGCGAAGCACTTGAAGCCCTACCAGGTGTTGGTCGTAAGACTGCTAATGTGGTTTTAAACACCGCCTTTGGTTGGCCAACCATCGCTGTTGATACCCATATTTATCGTGTATCGAACCGTACCAAGTTCGCCATGGGGAAAAACGTCGACCAAGTAGAAGAAAAATTACTAAAAGTTGTACCTAAAGAATTCAAAGTCGATGTCCACCACTGGCTGATCTTACATGGACGCTACACCTGCGTTGCCCGCAAACCACGCTGTGGCAGCTGCATCATCGAAGATCTATGCGAGTACAAAGAAAAGATTTATCCTGACGAGTAA
- a CDS encoding superoxide dismutase: MSFTFPALPYAYDALEPYIDARTMEIHHARHHRTYFDKFMAAISGTELETQSLPEIFAKVSLHSPAVRNHGGGYYNHNLYWACMSPQGGGMPSGLLAEAINCHFGSFNDFKAAFSTAAANHFGSGFIWLSVVEGRLEISTTSNQDNPLMDVESVQGIPVLALDVWEHAYYISYQNKRPEYIDAWWHVVDWDQVQQHYLDALHSA; this comes from the coding sequence ATGTCATTCACTTTTCCGGCACTTCCTTATGCCTATGACGCACTAGAACCGTACATCGATGCGCGCACAATGGAAATTCACCACGCGCGTCATCATCGCACCTATTTTGACAAGTTTATGGCTGCAATAAGCGGCACTGAACTTGAAACACAATCATTACCCGAGATCTTTGCCAAAGTATCGCTACACTCACCAGCTGTTCGAAACCACGGCGGTGGCTATTACAACCACAACTTGTATTGGGCATGCATGTCACCACAAGGTGGCGGAATGCCTTCAGGCTTATTAGCTGAAGCGATTAACTGCCACTTTGGCAGCTTTAACGATTTCAAAGCAGCCTTTTCTACCGCTGCAGCCAATCATTTTGGTTCTGGTTTTATCTGGTTATCCGTCGTTGAAGGCCGACTAGAAATATCGACCACCAGCAATCAAGATAATCCACTGATGGATGTAGAAAGTGTACAAGGCATTCCTGTGTTAGCGCTCGATGTATGGGAACATGCGTACTACATCAGTTATCAAAATAAACGCCCAGAATATATCGATGCTTGGTGGCATGTGGTGGACTGGGATCAAGTACAACAACACTACCTTGATGCTTTGCACTCAGCATAA
- a CDS encoding electron transport complex subunit E, which translates to MSTTNKELMKNGLWNNNPAIVQLLGLCPLLAVSATVTNALGLGIATTMVLVGSNLIVSLVRQWVPSEVRIPVFVMIIASLVTCVQLLMNAFTYGLYQSLGIFIPLIVTNCIIIGRAESFASKNDPIPATLDGLWMGLGMTAALVVLGAMREILGNGTLFDGADRLLGDWASILRIEVFHFDSSFLLAMLPPGAFIGVGFMIALKNVIDKKREQKHATAKPKPTIERVRVTSPN; encoded by the coding sequence ATGAGTACGACAAATAAAGAATTGATGAAAAACGGTCTGTGGAATAACAACCCAGCCATCGTTCAACTTCTCGGTTTATGTCCACTGCTGGCAGTTTCGGCAACAGTGACTAACGCCCTCGGCCTTGGCATAGCGACCACTATGGTGCTGGTTGGCTCAAACCTGATTGTTTCACTGGTTCGTCAGTGGGTACCATCTGAAGTGCGAATCCCTGTTTTCGTCATGATCATTGCATCACTCGTGACTTGTGTTCAGCTATTAATGAATGCATTCACCTATGGTTTATATCAATCACTCGGTATTTTCATTCCACTGATAGTTACCAACTGCATCATCATTGGTCGCGCTGAGTCTTTTGCCTCTAAAAATGACCCGATTCCTGCAACCTTAGATGGTTTATGGATGGGATTAGGCATGACAGCTGCACTCGTCGTGTTAGGTGCAATGCGTGAGATCTTAGGTAATGGCACGCTGTTTGATGGCGCAGATCGCCTGCTGGGTGATTGGGCATCAATCTTGCGTATTGAGGTTTTTCACTTCGACAGCAGTTTCCTGCTCGCAATGTTACCACCGGGTGCCTTTATTGGGGTTGGCTTTATGATTGCGCTGAAAAACGTTATTGATAAAAAGCGTGAACAAAAACATGCAACAGCAAAACCTAAACCAACAATTGAACGTGTGCGAGTAACTTCTCCAAACTAA
- the dcuC gene encoding C4-dicarboxylate transporter DcuC, translating into MEYLFTLAIVGLVAYSMLKKFNPQATLITAGLLLLAFAQIMDISPVLADGKTQGALFFDLWQRFTEITNSRLGKVGLTLVSIAGVSTYLNHIGASQALVKSTSRPVMAVKSPYVLLALVLVFVSIMYVFITGATSLSLLLMGTLYPVLRNAGVSAKTAVATIVIPTAWEYGPGQINAVIGANAINVEIMDFVVNHQTIFQLLLLISIPLVNIAWQRYCDRREGYDPAQDRGKYLETLEKQHDDNDEVPGFYALLPVLPFVFLFGFSSMVMESITMTIPIAMMSTITICIVIEAVRFRSIHRAFNNFEAWLKGTGMIFASVLTLMIAAEFFSAGLKNIGAITALIDTAKSFDLGPSGIVIVFSGFILLTAFITGSGNAPVMAFIPIVPQIATNFGVNPLLPLVPILFAAGIGRTMSPVAGVIITVSGMANITPIDVIKRTSVPMISSMLVVLVLAVIKYS; encoded by the coding sequence ATGGAATATTTATTCACCCTTGCTATCGTCGGCCTTGTGGCGTATTCGATGCTTAAAAAGTTTAACCCACAAGCAACGCTGATCACGGCAGGCTTATTACTATTAGCTTTTGCACAAATTATGGATATATCGCCTGTGCTGGCTGATGGTAAAACGCAAGGTGCCTTGTTTTTCGATCTTTGGCAGCGCTTTACAGAAATTACCAATAGCCGTTTAGGTAAAGTTGGTTTAACACTGGTATCTATTGCGGGTGTGTCAACATATTTGAACCATATCGGGGCATCTCAAGCCTTGGTTAAGTCAACTTCGCGCCCAGTGATGGCAGTGAAAAGCCCGTATGTACTGCTTGCGTTAGTACTGGTTTTTGTTTCCATCATGTATGTGTTCATTACTGGTGCGACATCGTTATCACTACTATTAATGGGTACTTTATACCCAGTACTGCGTAACGCCGGTGTGAGTGCGAAAACTGCGGTAGCAACCATTGTTATTCCGACTGCATGGGAATATGGCCCAGGTCAGATTAATGCGGTTATCGGCGCCAACGCCATTAATGTTGAAATTATGGATTTTGTGGTTAATCACCAAACCATTTTCCAACTACTGCTGCTTATTTCTATTCCATTGGTTAATATTGCGTGGCAGCGTTACTGTGATAGACGTGAAGGGTACGATCCTGCACAAGATCGTGGAAAATACCTCGAAACATTAGAAAAGCAACACGACGATAACGATGAAGTACCGGGCTTTTACGCGCTACTTCCAGTTTTGCCTTTTGTGTTTTTGTTCGGCTTTTCAAGCATGGTGATGGAATCTATTACCATGACGATCCCTATTGCAATGATGTCGACCATCACGATTTGTATCGTTATTGAAGCCGTTCGTTTCCGTTCTATTCATCGTGCATTCAACAACTTTGAAGCATGGTTGAAAGGTACAGGGATGATCTTTGCTAGCGTGTTAACGTTAATGATTGCAGCTGAATTCTTCTCTGCAGGTTTAAAAAACATTGGCGCGATCACTGCACTTATCGATACCGCAAAATCATTTGATTTAGGTCCAAGCGGTATTGTTATCGTATTCTCTGGTTTTATTTTGTTAACTGCATTTATTACAGGGTCAGGTAATGCGCCAGTAATGGCTTTCATTCCGATTGTGCCGCAAATTGCAACTAACTTTGGTGTGAATCCACTATTACCATTAGTGCCAATTCTATTTGCTGCAGGCATTGGACGTACTATGTCTCCTGTAGCGGGCGTCATCATCACGGTTTCTGGTATGGCAAACATTACCCCGATAGATGTTATTAAACGCACGTCAGTACCAATGATCAGCAGTATGCTGGTGGTATTAGTGCTGGCGGTAATCAAGTACTCGTAA
- the pepE gene encoding dipeptidase PepE: MDILMLSNGKIAGNDHVMGFAADAIIEQVKRTGAKNWVLIPYAVIRSSHDDRVAMVQQTFDALGLDCVVTGLHQAKDPVATLKAADGILVSGGNTWVLNKTLHDLGLVGPIRKAVLDQGIPYIGWSAGTNITCPTIRTTNDMPIITGAILPSLNLVPFQINPHYLEAKVEGHNGETRDERIQEFLEINQHEPVIGIPEGTWLHLRDGELSYHSANGKDLKLFSYGNEPVYYTEGQDIQFLMDHSC; the protein is encoded by the coding sequence ATGGATATTTTGATGTTAAGTAATGGCAAGATTGCCGGCAACGACCACGTAATGGGCTTTGCGGCAGATGCGATTATTGAACAAGTAAAACGTACAGGTGCAAAAAACTGGGTGTTGATCCCTTACGCGGTAATTCGTTCGAGCCATGATGATCGTGTTGCTATGGTGCAGCAAACATTCGACGCGTTAGGCTTAGATTGTGTTGTGACAGGTCTTCATCAAGCAAAAGATCCTGTTGCGACATTAAAAGCAGCAGACGGTATTTTGGTCAGTGGTGGTAACACTTGGGTACTCAACAAAACATTGCATGACTTAGGTTTAGTCGGCCCTATTCGCAAAGCGGTATTAGACCAAGGTATCCCATACATTGGTTGGAGTGCGGGGACAAACATTACATGCCCAACGATTCGTACGACTAACGATATGCCAATTATTACAGGTGCTATCTTACCATCACTTAACCTGGTGCCATTCCAAATTAACCCGCACTACTTGGAAGCGAAGGTGGAAGGTCATAATGGCGAAACGCGTGATGAGCGTATTCAAGAGTTCCTTGAAATCAACCAGCATGAGCCTGTGATTGGCATTCCGGAAGGGACATGGCTGCACTTGCGTGATGGTGAATTAAGCTACCACAGCGCGAATGGTAAAGATTTGAAGCTATTTAGCTACGGTAATGAGCCTGTTTATTACACGGAAGGTCAAGACATTCAGTTCTTAATGGACCATAGCTGTTAA
- the rsxB gene encoding electron transport complex subunit RsxB, translated as MSGILIAVIAIAVLAAIFGLILGFASIRFKVEADPIVEQVDAILPQTQCGQCGYPGCRPYAEAIANGDDINKCPPGGQATIEKLADLMGVDVPDAAHDEELSIKKVAFIHEDMCIGCTKCIQACPVDAIVGGTKALHTVIKDECTGCDLCVAPCPTDCIEMIPVETTPESWKWNLNQIPVVNLPAEPSDKVE; from the coding sequence ATGAGCGGAATTTTAATTGCAGTAATTGCAATCGCCGTACTTGCCGCTATTTTTGGTTTGATTTTGGGTTTTGCCTCTATTCGATTCAAAGTCGAGGCTGATCCCATTGTTGAGCAAGTCGATGCGATCTTACCGCAAACACAATGTGGCCAATGTGGCTACCCTGGTTGTCGACCTTATGCAGAGGCAATCGCAAATGGTGATGACATCAACAAATGTCCCCCAGGCGGTCAAGCAACCATAGAAAAACTGGCCGATCTTATGGGGGTGGACGTACCAGATGCCGCCCATGATGAAGAACTGTCAATCAAGAAAGTTGCCTTTATTCACGAAGATATGTGTATTGGCTGCACCAAGTGTATCCAAGCCTGTCCTGTCGACGCCATCGTAGGCGGCACTAAAGCATTACACACTGTTATTAAAGACGAATGTACTGGCTGTGACTTGTGTGTTGCACCTTGTCCTACCGACTGTATCGAAATGATCCCAGTCGAAACGACGCCAGAAAGCTGGAAGTGGAATCTCAATCAGATACCTGTTGTTAACCTTCCTGCAGAACCGAGCGACAAGGTAGAGTAA
- the rsxD gene encoding electron transport complex subunit RsxD, translating into MAFNIASSPHAHSRRSTRDLMRTVILCCAFGVAAQWYFFGWGTLINILLASTVAVSAEAIILKLRQRPVLPYLRDNSALLTGVLIGISIPPLAPWWITVIGVVFAIVIAKHLYGGLGQNLFNPAMVAYVVLLISFPVQMTTWLPPQSLAAEPVSFIDSVLTIFTGFTQDGFSAHQLRASVDGVTMATPLDTLKTSLTTGLTTTETLAKPIFGTIAGIGWEWINLGFLIGGLVMLKMRVIQWHIPVGMLGALFVISSLGFLFNPDGTASPLIHLFSGATMLGAFFIATDPVSAATTPKGRLVFGALIGILVYLIRTWGGFPDGIAFSVLLANMCVPLIDYYTRPRTFGHK; encoded by the coding sequence GTGGCGTTCAATATTGCCAGTTCCCCCCATGCACACAGTCGCCGTAGTACGCGCGACTTAATGCGCACCGTCATTCTATGCTGTGCGTTTGGTGTTGCAGCTCAATGGTATTTCTTTGGCTGGGGTACATTAATAAATATCCTGTTAGCGTCGACAGTGGCCGTCAGCGCAGAAGCAATCATTCTTAAATTACGTCAACGCCCTGTATTGCCGTATTTGAGAGATAACAGTGCGCTACTCACTGGTGTGTTAATTGGTATCTCGATTCCACCACTAGCACCTTGGTGGATCACTGTCATTGGTGTAGTTTTCGCCATTGTCATCGCTAAACACCTCTATGGTGGCTTGGGACAAAATCTGTTCAATCCCGCCATGGTGGCTTATGTCGTGCTGCTGATTTCATTCCCAGTGCAAATGACAACCTGGTTACCACCACAATCTTTAGCGGCCGAGCCTGTGTCGTTCATCGATAGTGTGCTTACTATTTTCACAGGGTTCACTCAAGATGGTTTTAGCGCTCATCAACTACGTGCGTCGGTTGATGGTGTTACCATGGCAACCCCGCTTGATACGCTGAAAACATCGCTAACTACTGGGCTAACCACCACAGAAACACTAGCCAAACCTATATTCGGCACCATTGCGGGTATTGGTTGGGAATGGATCAACCTTGGTTTCCTGATAGGCGGCTTAGTCATGCTAAAAATGCGTGTAATCCAATGGCATATCCCTGTAGGAATGCTAGGAGCCCTATTTGTTATCAGTAGCTTAGGTTTTCTATTTAACCCTGATGGCACAGCTTCTCCGCTGATCCACTTATTTTCAGGGGCAACCATGCTTGGCGCATTTTTCATTGCCACCGACCCAGTATCAGCAGCTACTACCCCAAAAGGTCGCCTTGTGTTTGGTGCACTCATCGGTATTTTGGTGTATCTCATTCGTACTTGGGGCGGTTTCCCTGATGGCATCGCATTCAGTGTATTACTAGCCAATATGTGTGTACCACTGATTGACTACTACACCCGACCTCGTACATTTGGTCATAAATAA
- the rsxC gene encoding electron transport complex subunit RsxC: MLSIIEQIKQGQLWDFHGGIHPPENKTISSNAPIQHAGVPQQLVLPLKQHIGAKGDIIVAVGDRVLKGQPLTKGDIAMCVPVHAPTSGTITAIEERTIAHPSGLSDLCIVIDSDGDDLWGEQTSIADYTTKAPSDLIEQIRLSGIAGLGGAGFPTSRKLQGGIGNVDILIINAAECEPYITADDRLMQDYAEEVIEGIRILQHIVKPKLTIIGIEDNKPDAIRILEQHVSEDDQILIRVIPTKYPSGSSKQLVKVLTGREVPSQARSTSVGVIVQNVGTAFAVKRAIINGEPLIERVVTLTGEAFKQRGNVFARLGTPISYLLDSFSYQPDKKYPRVIIGGSLMGFTLPHSNVPITKMTNCVLAPKRKELPLNTHEMACIRCSACAEACPSSLLPQQLQWYAKDQDYDKCEEYNLFDCIECGACAYVCPSEIPLVQYYRQAKAEITERQQDAANAERARLRFEAKTARMERDKAERENRFKKAADDRRKEMSSSGGDDAVAAAIARVKAKQAESATATTDKKKPAVAAAIARAKAKQAAAQQAGNDVPDNTEMAKLREERKRQARERKAALQAEQNGGSTETPPEAQVSGDSKKDAVAAAIARAKARKAAQQNKPQTEPVESQQAEADPKKAAVAAAVARAKARKAAQQNKSQTEPVESQQAEADPKKAAVAAAVARAKARKAAQQNESQTEPVESQQAEADPKKAAVAAAVARAKARKAAQQNEPQTEPAENQQAEVDPKKAAVAAAVARAKARKAAQQNEPQTEPAENQQAEADPKKAAVAAAVARAKARKAAQQNEFQTEPVESQQAEADPKKAAVAAAVARAKARKAAQQAKEQADNAESLPESQTETVEAQQAEVDPKKAAVAAAVARAKARKAAQQAKEQADNAESLPESQTETVEAQQAEVDPKKAAVAAAVARAKARKAAQQAKEQAEKATQQNNEDN, translated from the coding sequence ATGCTGTCAATTATCGAACAAATCAAACAAGGCCAGCTATGGGACTTTCATGGTGGTATTCATCCACCAGAAAATAAAACCATTTCAAGCAATGCGCCAATTCAACACGCAGGTGTACCACAACAATTGGTCCTGCCGTTAAAACAACATATCGGTGCAAAAGGCGACATCATTGTTGCTGTTGGCGATCGCGTACTAAAAGGCCAGCCTTTAACTAAAGGTGACATTGCGATGTGCGTACCTGTTCACGCACCAACATCTGGCACTATTACTGCGATTGAAGAACGTACCATCGCTCACCCATCGGGTTTATCCGACTTATGTATCGTTATCGACAGTGATGGTGACGATCTATGGGGCGAGCAAACCTCTATTGCTGATTACACAACAAAAGCGCCTTCCGATCTCATCGAGCAAATTCGCCTGAGCGGTATTGCCGGCCTTGGTGGTGCAGGTTTCCCAACCAGCCGTAAGCTCCAGGGTGGTATTGGTAACGTTGATATTTTAATCATCAACGCGGCCGAATGTGAACCTTACATCACAGCCGATGACCGTCTGATGCAAGATTACGCTGAAGAAGTTATCGAAGGCATTCGCATTCTTCAGCATATCGTCAAACCCAAGTTAACTATCATTGGGATTGAAGATAACAAGCCCGATGCAATTCGTATTTTAGAACAGCATGTTTCAGAAGATGATCAGATCCTGATTCGTGTTATTCCGACCAAATATCCGTCTGGTAGCTCAAAACAACTCGTAAAAGTACTAACAGGCCGCGAAGTACCAAGCCAAGCACGTTCGACTTCCGTCGGGGTTATCGTACAAAACGTGGGAACAGCGTTTGCGGTAAAACGCGCAATCATCAATGGTGAGCCATTAATTGAACGTGTTGTAACCTTAACTGGTGAAGCATTCAAGCAACGCGGTAATGTCTTTGCTCGCTTAGGCACACCTATTTCTTACTTATTAGACAGTTTTAGCTACCAACCTGATAAGAAATACCCTCGCGTGATCATTGGCGGTTCATTGATGGGCTTTACTCTGCCTCATTCGAATGTACCTATCACCAAAATGACCAACTGCGTACTGGCACCAAAGCGCAAAGAGCTGCCTTTAAATACGCACGAAATGGCCTGTATTCGTTGTAGTGCATGTGCTGAAGCTTGTCCTTCTTCTTTACTGCCACAGCAACTTCAGTGGTACGCCAAAGATCAAGATTATGACAAGTGCGAAGAATACAACTTATTCGATTGTATCGAATGTGGCGCCTGTGCTTATGTCTGCCCAAGTGAAATACCTTTGGTGCAATACTACCGTCAGGCAAAAGCTGAAATTACCGAACGTCAGCAAGATGCCGCCAATGCCGAGCGCGCTCGTTTACGCTTTGAAGCAAAAACAGCACGTATGGAACGTGATAAAGCAGAACGAGAAAATCGCTTTAAAAAAGCGGCTGATGATCGTCGTAAAGAAATGTCTTCAAGTGGCGGTGATGATGCCGTCGCTGCCGCCATTGCACGCGTAAAAGCCAAGCAAGCAGAATCGGCTACAGCAACTACTGATAAGAAAAAACCAGCAGTCGCCGCTGCCATTGCACGCGCTAAAGCAAAACAAGCTGCAGCTCAGCAAGCAGGTAATGATGTACCTGACAACACAGAAATGGCCAAATTGCGTGAAGAACGTAAGCGCCAAGCTCGTGAACGAAAAGCTGCGCTACAAGCTGAACAAAACGGGGGCTCAACTGAAACACCGCCAGAAGCGCAAGTATCAGGCGATTCTAAGAAAGATGCCGTCGCCGCTGCAATTGCTCGTGCCAAAGCACGCAAGGCTGCCCAACAGAACAAACCTCAGACTGAACCTGTAGAAAGTCAGCAAGCCGAAGCCGATCCGAAAAAAGCTGCTGTTGCTGCTGCCGTAGCCCGTGCCAAAGCACGCAAGGCTGCCCAACAGAACAAATCTCAGACTGAACCTGTAGAAAGTCAGCAAGCTGAGGCCGATCCGAAAAAAGCAGCTGTTGCTGCTGCCGTAGCCCGTGCCAAAGCACGCAAAGCTGCCCAACAGAACGAATCTCAGACTGAACCTGTAGAAAGTCAGCAAGCCGAGGCCGATCCGAAAAAAGCAGCTGTTGCTGCTGCCGTAGCCCGTGCCAAAGCACGCAAAGCTGCCCAACAGAACGAACCTCAGACTGAACCAGCAGAAAATCAGCAAGCTGAAGTCGATCCGAAAAAAGCCGCTGTCGCTGCTGCCGTAGCCCGTGCCAAAGCACGCAAGGCTGCCCAACAGAACGAACCTCAGACTGAACCAGCAGAAAATCAGCAAGCCGAGGCCGATCCGAAAAAAGCCGCTGTTGCTGCTGCCGTAGCCCGTGCCAAAGCACGCAAAGCTGCCCAACAGAACGAATTTCAGACTGAACCTGTAGAAAGTCAGCAAGCCGAGGCCGATCCGAAAAAAGCCGCTGTCGCTGCTGCCGTAGCCCGTGCTAAAGCACGCAAAGCCGCGCAACAAGCAAAAGAACAGGCTGATAACGCTGAGTCTCTACCTGAAAGCCAGACTGAAACAGTAGAAGCTCAGCAAGCTGAAGTCGATCCGAAAAAAGCCGCTGTCGCTGCTGCCGTAGCCCGCGCTAAAGCACGAAAAGCCGCGCAACAAGCAAAAGAACAGGCTGATAACGCTGAGTCTCTACCTGAAAGCCAGACTGAAACAGTAGAAGCTCAGCAAGCTGAAGTCGATCCGAAAAAAGCCGCTGTTGCTGCTGCTGTAGCCCGAGCAAAAGCACGTAAGGCTGCGCAGCAAGCAAAAGAACAAGCTGAAAAAGCAACTCAACAGAATAACGAGGATAACTAA
- the rsxA gene encoding electron transport complex subunit RsxA, protein MTEYLLLLVGTVLVNNFVLVKFLGLCPFMGVSKKLETAIGMGLATTFVLTLASVCAYLVETYILVPLGIQYLRTLSFILVIAVVVQFTEMVVHKTSPTLYRLLGIFLPLITTNCAVLGVALLNINERHNFTESVIYGFGAAVGFSLVLILFASMRERIAAADVPEPFKGASIAMITAGLMSLAFMGFTGLVKL, encoded by the coding sequence ATGACTGAATACCTGCTATTACTTGTCGGCACAGTACTGGTTAACAACTTCGTGCTGGTCAAATTTTTAGGCTTATGCCCTTTCATGGGTGTATCTAAAAAACTAGAAACTGCCATTGGTATGGGCTTAGCCACGACCTTCGTGCTAACGCTCGCGTCTGTGTGTGCGTATTTGGTTGAAACCTACATCTTGGTTCCCCTTGGCATTCAATACTTGCGTACGCTTAGTTTTATCCTTGTGATTGCCGTTGTAGTGCAATTCACAGAAATGGTCGTACACAAAACCAGCCCTACCCTATACCGTTTATTAGGTATTTTCTTGCCACTGATCACCACTAACTGTGCCGTATTAGGTGTTGCCCTACTGAACATCAATGAACGTCACAATTTCACCGAATCTGTTATTTACGGTTTTGGTGCTGCTGTTGGTTTCTCGTTAGTGCTGATTCTATTCGCGTCAATGCGTGAACGAATTGCCGCTGCCGATGTACCAGAGCCATTTAAAGGTGCATCTATTGCAATGATCACAGCTGGATTAATGTCGTTAGCTTTCATGGGCTTTACTGGATTGGTGAAACTGTAA
- the gloA gene encoding lactoylglutathione lyase, producing the protein MANGRILHTMLRVGDLDRSIAFYTDVMGMDLLRKRENEAYKYTLAFVGYGDESQGAVIELTYNWDTTEYDMGSAFGHIAIGVSDVYATCDAIKAAGGNVTREPGPVKGGSTHIAFVRDPDGYQIELIQRD; encoded by the coding sequence ATGGCAAACGGACGTATTTTACATACCATGCTGCGCGTAGGGGATTTAGATCGCTCTATCGCTTTTTACACCGATGTTATGGGCATGGATTTACTGCGCAAGCGTGAAAACGAGGCCTATAAATATACCCTCGCTTTTGTTGGCTATGGGGATGAATCTCAAGGTGCAGTTATCGAGCTAACCTATAACTGGGATACCACTGAGTACGACATGGGTTCTGCATTTGGCCATATTGCTATCGGTGTGTCTGATGTTTACGCCACTTGTGATGCGATAAAAGCCGCAGGTGGAAACGTGACTCGTGAGCCAGGTCCTGTAAAAGGCGGTTCGACTCACATCGCTTTTGTGCGTGATCCTGATGGTTATCAAATCGAGCTTATTCAGCGCGATTAA